The nucleotide window ATGCCGCCACCTTGCGGGCCAACAGAGCATCCGGCCCCTTCTCCATCACAAAACCTTCATGGATCTCTGTCGAGATTTTGCCCCCGAGCCGGTTGTCCCTCTCAAACAGAAGAACCCGCAAAGGGATCCCCTTTTCACGGGCTTGCTTTTGCAAATAATAAGCGGTGGTCAGACCGGTGATCCCGCCGCCGATCACGATGACCGTTTTGTCAGTCATGTCGATCATTCCTTTGCTGCATGTTGTCGCACCACAGTTGCCAGTGCCCGCAGGAAGTCCTCGTCTGCATTGAGCATGGCGGTCCGCACGAGTTTGATTCCCACCTCTTTCGCTAAGGCCTGGGCTTCGATGTCAATGTCGTACAGAACCTCTAAATGATCTGCTACAAATCCAAATGGACATATCACCACATTGTCTGTTCCCTGTTCTGCCAGTTCCCGTAAGACATCCAGGATATCGGGACCCAACCAGGGTTCCGGGGTCCGTCCTGCGCTCTGCCATGCAGTTCCCCAGTTGGAATGTCCGGCCCGCTGCGCGATGGCTGCTGCCGATTCCCTGATCTGATCCGGGTATGGGTCATTCATCTTGAGGATTCGTTCCGGCAAGCTGTGGGCTGTGAAAAGCACTTTGACCCCGGGTCTTTCCGCTTCTGAAAAATGGGACAGTGCATCCCGCAAACGCCTTTCCATGGCATCGAGATACAGTGGCTGCAGATGCCATTGACGTACATAGTGAATCCGGGGTCCGCCGTACTGCTCAACCCCTTTTTCCGCCGCTTCGATATATTTGGCAATGCTCATCGTGGAATAGTGCGGGGCAAACACAAAGCCGACCGCTTCCCGGATACCGTCTTCCACCATTTGCCTGACTGCGTCCTCCACAAACGGCGCGATGTGCTTTTTCCCGCTATACATACGATAGGTAACGCCGTCTCCATTGCCGTTCAGAATCCGGCCCAGGCCTTCAATCTGGTCATCCGTAATCTTGTTCAGCGGGGATACGCCACCGATGGCCTGATAGCGGTCAATCAAATCCTGCAGCAGTTCCGGCTCCGGCTTGCGTCCGCGACGGATGTGTGTGTAATACTCTTCCACCTGGTCCAGGTTGCGGGGAGTACCGTAATCCATTGCCAGAACTCCAACAATGCGGTTGCTCATATCCTCACCTGCACCTCTATTTCAACTTGGAAACGCTGTATTGATGAACGAATTCCGTCAGCTTCCGCAGGGTTTCCCCTTGCACTTCCGGGAAGATGCCGTGTCCAAGGTTAAAGATATATCCCGGATGGGCCATTCCCATATCCAGTATTTCCTTTGCTTTCTGTTCGATGACAGGCCAGGGGGCCAACAGCAGCGCCGGATCCAGATTGCCCTGCAGCGCAAACCCGGTTCCCACACGTTCCCGTGCCGAATCAAGCGGCACTCTCCAATCGACCCCAATTACGCTGACCGGAAGCTCCTTCCAAACGGTAAGCAGTTCCCCGGTGTTGATGCCGAAGTAGATGGTCGGGGCATCGATTTCCTTGAGCGCTTCAAAGATTCTCTTCATGGTTGGAAATACATACTGCCGGTAGTCACTTGGCGAGAGGCTGCCGATCCAGCTGTCAAAGATCTGGACCGCCTGGGCTCCTGCCGCCACTTGCCCCTTCATATATGTAATGATCATGTCTCCAAGCTTGTCCATCAGTGCGTTCCATACTTCAGGCGCTGAGTACATCATTTGCTTGGTCTTGTAATAGTTCTTGGATGGACCGCCTTCGATCATATAGCTGGCAAGGGTAAACGGCGCTCCTGCAAAGCCGATCAGCGGGACTTCCAGTTCCCGTTTGAGAATGCGGATCGTCTCCATGGTCTTCGGCAGGTCGCCTTCCGGATCCAGTTCCCTGAGACGGGTAACGTCTGCCATTTCTTTGATCGGATTCGCGATGACAGGACCGTACCCGCCCTTAATATCCACATCAACCCCCATGGCTTTGACAGGGATCATGATATCGGAAAACAAGATGGCAGCATCTGTGTTCAACTGTTTGACCGGCAAAATCGTCACTTCGGCACATACGTCCGGAATCTCGCAGATTTCCATCAGACTGTACTTCTCTCGGACTTTACGGTACTCGGGTTGATAGCGTCCCGCCTGCCGCATGTACCAGACAGGGATGTGTTCCACCGGCTGTTTCCTGCATGCTCGCAAAAAAGTATCATTAAATGCCATAGTTTCACCACTTTACCACTTGTTAGAATCACTTCAGTTATACCGCAAATCACCTTTCGGAGGCAAATGAACTTCTTGTGAAGACACCTTTCTCCCAAATCATTGGATGCGTCTTCACAGTATGGTATACTAATTCCCGAATGACATAGAAGGAGTGAAAGCCGACATGGGTGAATTCTTACATACACTGGACGGATGGTATGTCCTCCACGATTATAGAACTGTTGACTGGGCAAGCTGGAAAGCCCTCCCACGGGAAGAGCGGCAGGCTGCAGTCGATGAATTGCTTACCCTGATGCGCGGATGGCAATCGATTGAGGAGAAGAAAGAAGGAAGTACTGCTGCGTTCACCATCGTCGGGCAAAAGGCGGATCTGCTGTTCATGAACCTCCGCCCCACTTTGGAAGAACTGGGCGAACTGGAGACAGCCCTGAACAAAACCCGGTTTGCCGAGTTCCTGATTCCGGTCTACTCTTATGTATCCGTTGTGGAACTGGGCAACTACCTTCCGAAAGAAGGGGTCGATCCTTATGCGGACCCGGTCATTCAAAACCGCCTCTACCCCATTTTGCCCAAGATGAAAAATGTTTGTTTCTACCCGATGAACAAAAAGCGGGAAGGCAATGACAACTGGTACATGCTGTCTCTCGAACAACGCCGCGATCTGATGCGGGCCCACGGTCTGACCGGACGCAAATATGCGGGCAAAATTGTCCAGATCATCTCCGGTTCCACCGGCCTCGATGACTGGGAATGGGGCGTCACGCTCTTCTCCGACGACCCGCTCGAATTCAAAAAGATTGTAACGGAGATGCGCTTCGACGAAGTCAGCGCCCGCTTCGGCGAATTCGGCGAATTCCTGGTTGGAACGCGGATTGACGGGGAACAGCTGGCAAAATATCTGGAAGTGTGAGGGGACAAACTGTTTTTGTTACGGAGTGATTCTTTATGAAGAAAATCGAGGCTATCATCCGTCCGGAGAAACTGCAGGATGTGATATCGGAACTGCGTGAAGTGGGTATCACCGGTTTTACCGTGATTCAGGCACAAGGACGGGGCCAACAAAAGAATTCTACCGGGGTGTACCGTGGCCACACCTACTCCATAAACCTTCATCCAAAACTCAAAATGGAGATTGTCGTCTCTGATTCCTTCGTGAAACCGGCCATTGACGCCATAATCAAAGCTGCCCAAACGGGTGAAATGGGAGACGGAAAAATTTTTGTCTACCCTGTACAGGAAGCCTACAACATTCGTACCGGAAAAATTGATGAAACCATCGACGAATTAAAGTAACGATTTCCCTCTGGCAGCAGAGGGATATTTTTTTTATAATTTATGTCATATAATATAACATATAATGTTGACAAACATAACACTAATTGTATACTAGAACTAATTGATCACTAAAAAGGGGGTTGTTCCAATGGATGTAACAACCGGTTTAAATACCATATGGGTGATACTTGCCGCTGCCATGATCATATTCATGGAGGGGGGGTTCAGTTTGCTGGAAGCGGGTTTGGTCCGAACCAAAAACGCTGTCAATGTCACAATGAAAATCTTTGTCGACCTGACATTCGGCGCCTTGGCATTCTATGCGATAGGTTACGCCCTCATGTTTGGAGCGGATTGGCTGGGGCTGATCGGCCTTCAGTTCAACGCAACCAGCGAAGGAACAACCCCTAACGGTTTGCCATTGTCAGCGGTTGTCCTGTTTCAGATCGCCTTTGCCATGGCTGTAGCCTCCATCATCTCGGGGGCCGTAGCGGAACGGATGAAATTCCCGGCTTATATTGTCATTGTGATACTGGTTTGTGGGCTGCTGTACCCAATTTCCGGCCATTGGGTATGGGGCGGCGGATGGCTCCAGCAGTTGGGCATGAAGGATTTCGCCGGGTCAGCGGCCATACATGCAATGGGTGGTTTCGCCGCACTGGCCCTGGCCATGATTCTCGGTCCAAGAAAGAATCGCTTCAACAAAGACGGCAGCGCGAATGTCTTCGCGCCGAGCAATATTCCCTTGGCTTCCGCCGGCGGCTTTATCCTTTGGTTCGGCTGGTTTGGATTTAATGCGGGAAGTACTTTAAATGCACTGGACGCCAACTTGTCCAGCATTGCTCTTAATACGTTCCTGGCTGCAGCAGCAGGCGGAGCTTCCGCCATTCTCTTCAGTATGGCTCGCTTTAAAGCGGCGGACCCAAGTATGGCGATCAACGGCTCCCTGGCGGGGTTGGTGGCCATTACCGCCGGATGTGCGTTTGTGGGACCCAAATCAGCCATTCTGATTGGTCTGATTGGCGGGGTTCTCGTAATTCTGGCAACTGGTTGGATTGACAAGTTGAAAGTGGACGACCCCGTAGGGGCTGTTGCGGTACATGGATTCAACGGGGTTTTTGGCACTTTGGCGGTGGGTCTGTTTGACCTGAGTGAGGGTCTGTTGACAACCGGCAATACGGATCTGCTTCTGATTCAGTTGTTAGGTGTTGGGGTCGTTTCCGTGTGGGGATTCGGTTCCGCATATCTGGTGGGGCAACTGATCAAGAGGACCATCGGAATCCGGGTGACGGCTGCCGAAGAGGAACAAGGCCTTGATATCGTGGCACATGGCATTCCCGCATACAACGAACTGGAGAGATTCAGCGATGCGAATCCGGTTCCCGGCTTCCATGTCCCGGTTCCCGAACCGAGTCCCAAACCGGTCTTGCAGGAGTAGTGATACGCCCCAGCCTTAGGTAACTTATCTTAGGCTGGGGCGTGTGTTGTCTGTATGAGATTGTGTCGGCACTTCCTTGCCATGACTCGAAGCACCTTCCGCAAGGAAGGGCGGGCTACAGTTTCTCGATTACCTTGTCGATCAATCCATACTCCAAAGCTTCCTGCGCCGACATGAAGTTGTCACGGTCCCTAAACATAACACGTTCAACCTAAGAGTCCTTCAATCAGCACGACCCGCGCAGGTGCCGCTTCCGTCTTGAGCAATTTGATGGGAGCCCCCACCAGAAAGTAGCCCCCTTCAGGCACTTCTCCCAAGCGCAACCCCTCAATCACCACAATGTCAGCTGCAAACAATGTCTTGTGGGTTGGATGGCCCGGTTGGCTGCGTTCAACTCCCAAAGCGTCAATGCCAACACCCCTGACCCTGCAATCACTAAGAAAACGGGCACCGTCCTCCGCCAGGTAGACAAACTCCGGGTCAAATTCGTCCTTCAGAGAATTGCGGGTCTTGAGCAAGATGAATTCGCCTTCCCGAATGTCGAAGGGTTTCAAATCGCCGCGTCCGATTCCCCCCTCAGTCCTGGTAAGATCTAATACGCGGCAAGGACCGACAAACCGCTCCACGGGGAATACCCGCATGGAATCCCCGTTCGGCATCATATGGAGAGGCGCATCCGCATGTGTCCCCGTGTGGACATCCATGTCAATCCTCGATTCCCTGGCGGTCGCTGTGTCGAAATCCTGCACCACCCGGATCTTCGGCTGTTTCTCCGGCTTATTTTTGTATACGGGCATGCCTTCAAAGATCGGCATGGATACATCGTACACTTTGTACACAAATCTACCCCCTCGTCAGTACGGGAAACTGCTCAACCGGATGGACCAGGTGCGGGGCTTGCTCAACCGCCTGAACCAAGGGCTGGGCTTGCGGGTCATAGACCGGAAGCCATTTGGCGCCGTTCTGGGCCAATAATCGATCCGCCTCGTCCGGCCCCCATGAACCGGCTGCATAGAAAGACAAGGGCAGATCGAACCGCTCCCAGGCCTTTCTGATGGGATCGACGAACTTCCAGGCCAGCGATACCTCATCCCACCGTGTGAAGAAAGTGGAATCCCCTTGAATCGCATCCAGCAGCAGCCGTTCATAGGCTTCCGGCGATTCCTGGCCACAGTTGTTGCAAAACTCCATGGCAATTGGGATCACGTCCCGGTCTGTCCCCTGCTTTTTTGCGTTCAGAAGCATATAGATGCCTTCCTCCGGGTTGATCCGGATAATGAGCAGGTTGGGGCCGAGATCCCCTTTTTTATTGAAATAGATATTGGGCATGTCTTTGAACCGGATCACTATTTCTGTCACCTTTTTCGGCATTCGTTTTCCAGTCCGTATGTAAAATGGGACACCTGCCCAACGGAAGTTGTCTACATACAATTGCGCCGCCACATAGGTCTCCGTAAGAGACTCGGAATTCACATTCGGTTCCTGGCGATACCCCGGAACCGGTTTGCCATTCACAGTTCCCTCTCTATATTGCCCCCGCACCACATAGTGACGGACCTCCTCTTCCGTATAGCGGCGAAGGGAGCGCAGCACCTTCACTTTTTCGTCGCGGATCGCTTCCGTATTCAGACGGCTGGGCGGCTCCATGGCAGTCATCATGACCATTTGCAGCATGTGGTTTTGCACCATGTCGCGAAGAGCTCCCGCCTGCTCGTAGTAGGATGCGCGGTCTTCCACCCCCACCGTTTCACTGGCTGTAATCTGAATGTTGTCAATGTGACGATTGTTCCAAAGCGGTTCAAACAGGGAGTTGGCAAACCGGATGACCTCAATGTTCTGAATCATTTCCTTGCCCAAATAATGATCGATCCGGAAGATTTCCTCCTCCTCAAAGGACTGCCGGATTTGCTCATTGAGCGCCTTGGCGGAGGGATAATCGTGGCCAAAAGGCTTCTCGATGATCAGCCGTTTCCCCACTTGGGCGCTGGCCACCCCTGAGGATTTGAGGTGGTTGGTAACCGGCCCGAACAAATCGGGAGCAATCGCAAGATAAAACAAGCGGTTCCCGGCACGTCCAAGCTCCTGTTCCTTCTTCCCGACTACGGACAGCAGTTCCTTGTACGCCTCCGCATTCTTTACATCCAGTGATACATACTCAAACCGCCCGATAAAACTCATCCACTCCCGCTCTTCCACAGAAATCCGGGAATGGGTCCGAACCGCATCATGGACCATCTGGTGAAAATCAGATTGTCCGATCGGTGAGCGACCCACTCCAACCACAGCAAAATGGTGCTGCAACAAGTTGGTACGATAAAGTCCATATAGGGCCGGAAACAGTTTGCGTTTCGCCAGGTCTCCCGTTGCCCCGAAAATCACCAGCACAAAGGGAAGTGAATTGTCTGAATGTGTAGGCACTTGCCAGCAACTCCCGTCTGCAGATTCCAAATTTGACTGTTTGTAGTCTGTCCTTTTGCCGCAGATTAAATAAATCGACACCAAATGTACGGAATGAAACCGCACTCTTGGGAAAAACTAGGAATGGCGAAACAGGAACAAGGAACCAACTTGCGGGAGGAATCGGAAATGGAGTATACCTGCTATTATTGCGAGCACAAGACCGACAAGGTGCATCACGTAACCTTGTAC belongs to Effusibacillus lacus and includes:
- the hemH gene encoding ferrochelatase, which encodes MSNRIVGVLAMDYGTPRNLDQVEEYYTHIRRGRKPEPELLQDLIDRYQAIGGVSPLNKITDDQIEGLGRILNGNGDGVTYRMYSGKKHIAPFVEDAVRQMVEDGIREAVGFVFAPHYSTMSIAKYIEAAEKGVEQYGGPRIHYVRQWHLQPLYLDAMERRLRDALSHFSEAERPGVKVLFTAHSLPERILKMNDPYPDQIRESAAAIAQRAGHSNWGTAWQSAGRTPEPWLGPDILDVLRELAEQGTDNVVICPFGFVADHLEVLYDIDIEAQALAKEVGIKLVRTAMLNADEDFLRALATVVRQHAAKE
- the hemE gene encoding uroporphyrinogen decarboxylase, whose translation is MAFNDTFLRACRKQPVEHIPVWYMRQAGRYQPEYRKVREKYSLMEICEIPDVCAEVTILPVKQLNTDAAILFSDIMIPVKAMGVDVDIKGGYGPVIANPIKEMADVTRLRELDPEGDLPKTMETIRILKRELEVPLIGFAGAPFTLASYMIEGGPSKNYYKTKQMMYSAPEVWNALMDKLGDMIITYMKGQVAAGAQAVQIFDSWIGSLSPSDYRQYVFPTMKRIFEALKEIDAPTIYFGINTGELLTVWKELPVSVIGVDWRVPLDSARERVGTGFALQGNLDPALLLAPWPVIEQKAKEILDMGMAHPGYIFNLGHGIFPEVQGETLRKLTEFVHQYSVSKLK
- the hemQ gene encoding hydrogen peroxide-dependent heme synthase — translated: MGEFLHTLDGWYVLHDYRTVDWASWKALPREERQAAVDELLTLMRGWQSIEEKKEGSTAAFTIVGQKADLLFMNLRPTLEELGELETALNKTRFAEFLIPVYSYVSVVELGNYLPKEGVDPYADPVIQNRLYPILPKMKNVCFYPMNKKREGNDNWYMLSLEQRRDLMRAHGLTGRKYAGKIVQIISGSTGLDDWEWGVTLFSDDPLEFKKIVTEMRFDEVSARFGEFGEFLVGTRIDGEQLAKYLEV
- a CDS encoding P-II family nitrogen regulator; its protein translation is MKKIEAIIRPEKLQDVISELREVGITGFTVIQAQGRGQQKNSTGVYRGHTYSINLHPKLKMEIVVSDSFVKPAIDAIIKAAQTGEMGDGKIFVYPVQEAYNIRTGKIDETIDELK
- a CDS encoding ammonium transporter, coding for MDVTTGLNTIWVILAAAMIIFMEGGFSLLEAGLVRTKNAVNVTMKIFVDLTFGALAFYAIGYALMFGADWLGLIGLQFNATSEGTTPNGLPLSAVVLFQIAFAMAVASIISGAVAERMKFPAYIVIVILVCGLLYPISGHWVWGGGWLQQLGMKDFAGSAAIHAMGGFAALALAMILGPRKNRFNKDGSANVFAPSNIPLASAGGFILWFGWFGFNAGSTLNALDANLSSIALNTFLAAAAGGASAILFSMARFKAADPSMAINGSLAGLVAITAGCAFVGPKSAILIGLIGGVLVILATGWIDKLKVDDPVGAVAVHGFNGVFGTLAVGLFDLSEGLLTTGNTDLLLIQLLGVGVVSVWGFGSAYLVGQLIKRTIGIRVTAAEEEQGLDIVAHGIPAYNELERFSDANPVPGFHVPVPEPSPKPVLQE
- a CDS encoding ATP-dependent Clp protease proteolytic subunit — its product is MFRDRDNFMSAQEALEYGLIDKVIEKL
- a CDS encoding cyclase family protein yields the protein MPIFEGMPVYKNKPEKQPKIRVVQDFDTATARESRIDMDVHTGTHADAPLHMMPNGDSMRVFPVERFVGPCRVLDLTRTEGGIGRGDLKPFDIREGEFILLKTRNSLKDEFDPEFVYLAEDGARFLSDCRVRGVGIDALGVERSQPGHPTHKTLFAADIVVIEGLRLGEVPEGGYFLVGAPIKLLKTEAAPARVVLIEGLLG
- the zwf gene encoding glucose-6-phosphate dehydrogenase, producing the protein MPTHSDNSLPFVLVIFGATGDLAKRKLFPALYGLYRTNLLQHHFAVVGVGRSPIGQSDFHQMVHDAVRTHSRISVEEREWMSFIGRFEYVSLDVKNAEAYKELLSVVGKKEQELGRAGNRLFYLAIAPDLFGPVTNHLKSSGVASAQVGKRLIIEKPFGHDYPSAKALNEQIRQSFEEEEIFRIDHYLGKEMIQNIEVIRFANSLFEPLWNNRHIDNIQITASETVGVEDRASYYEQAGALRDMVQNHMLQMVMMTAMEPPSRLNTEAIRDEKVKVLRSLRRYTEEEVRHYVVRGQYREGTVNGKPVPGYRQEPNVNSESLTETYVAAQLYVDNFRWAGVPFYIRTGKRMPKKVTEIVIRFKDMPNIYFNKKGDLGPNLLIIRINPEEGIYMLLNAKKQGTDRDVIPIAMEFCNNCGQESPEAYERLLLDAIQGDSTFFTRWDEVSLAWKFVDPIRKAWERFDLPLSFYAAGSWGPDEADRLLAQNGAKWLPVYDPQAQPLVQAVEQAPHLVHPVEQFPVLTRG